A single genomic interval of candidate division WOR-3 bacterium harbors:
- a CDS encoding transglutaminase domain-containing protein: MSSDNIEKYKGNHIFGKAYKRMFENLFKEKNSIDRVLIDEMILLCPETEKFLYTEYTPTKSFYIKSMRPELEKHLEETIVKYPGENIIQKITGFTSELKERAVQNLEKIITGGLEEKIIKRGSDFCNEVSRVACALFQVAGFASRMIFSVNPYKAYWGHSIIEVFYNGKWGAIDPLFNVIYIFPDNKPASVLELHKDKNLVIYNSRGDLTPYTNPEQFKKCAISNYFIWEWKKYNYSESKLNDYAKKILDMANKGWPGGTRWLFKENL, translated from the coding sequence ATGTCATCAGATAACATTGAAAAATATAAAGGTAATCATATATTCGGAAAAGCATACAAAAGAATGTTTGAAAATCTTTTTAAGGAAAAAAATTCTATTGACAGAGTTTTAATTGATGAAATGATACTCCTCTGTCCTGAAACTGAAAAATTTTTATATACAGAATATACACCTACAAAAAGTTTTTATATAAAAAGCATGCGCCCTGAATTAGAAAAACACCTTGAGGAAACTATTGTTAAATATCCCGGGGAAAATATTATACAAAAAATAACAGGTTTTACAAGTGAACTAAAAGAAAGAGCGGTTCAGAATTTAGAGAAAATAATTACTGGTGGATTAGAAGAAAAAATAATAAAAAGGGGTTCTGATTTTTGTAATGAAGTTTCAAGGGTTGCCTGTGCTCTTTTTCAGGTTGCTGGTTTTGCTTCAAGAATGATTTTTTCAGTTAATCCATATAAGGCTTACTGGGGACATTCTATAATAGAAGTTTTTTATAATGGCAAATGGGGAGCAATAGATCCTCTTTTTAATGTAATTTATATTTTTCCTGATAATAAACCAGCATCAGTTCTTGAACTTCATAAAGATAAAAATCTTGTAATTTATAATAGTAGAGGTGATTTAACACCTTATACAAATCCAGAACAGTTTAAAAAATGTGCAATTTCAAATTATTTTATATGGGAATGGAAAAAATATAATTATTCTGAAAGTAAATTAAATGATTATGCTAAAAAAATTTTAGATATGGCTAATAAAGGCTGGCCAGGCGGCACAAGGTGGCTTTTTAAGGAAAATTTGTAA
- a CDS encoding Crp/Fnr family transcriptional regulator, translating to MEKSISLKDVPLFKFLSDREIEIIEKLGISKKYKKGETIIEEGEKGDSIYIINSGEVKVSLFSEDGKEITLTYLKEGDFFGEVGFFGEEERTARVTAIKDTDVTIFYREDLLYNLMKHPEILISIIKEMAERIKKTNEKLSSLVFLDVSGRIARYFIEKAEKEGEKIGEYIFIKENFKIKEIASAIGSSRESVSRIINELKRINVIKLSSKGIFIHQSALKF from the coding sequence ATGGAAAAATCAATCTCATTAAAAGATGTTCCGCTATTTAAATTTTTGTCTGATAGGGAAATTGAAATAATAGAGAAACTGGGTATAAGTAAAAAATATAAGAAGGGAGAAACTATTATAGAAGAAGGGGAAAAGGGGGACTCTATTTACATAATCAATTCAGGTGAGGTAAAAGTTTCTCTTTTTTCTGAAGACGGAAAAGAAATTACTTTAACTTATTTAAAAGAAGGTGATTTTTTTGGTGAAGTTGGTTTTTTTGGTGAGGAGGAGAGAACAGCAAGAGTTACTGCTATAAAAGATACAGATGTTACAATTTTTTACAGAGAGGATCTTCTATATAACTTGATGAAACACCCGGAGATACTCATTTCAATAATAAAAGAAATGGCAGAAAGAATAAAAAAAACAAATGAAAAATTAAGTTCCCTTGTATTTCTTGATGTATCAGGTAGAATAGCAAGGTATTTTATTGAAAAGGCTGAAAAAGAAGGTGAAAAAATAGGAGAATATATTTTTATTAAGGAAAATTTTAAAATAAAAGAAATTGCTTCAGCTATCGGTTCATCAAGAGAAAGTGTATCAAGGATAATAAATGAACTTAAAAGAATAAATGTTATTAAATTATCTTCAAAGGGAATTTTTATCCACCAGAGTGCCCTTAAATTTTAA
- a CDS encoding cobalamin B12-binding domain-containing protein: MKKTKKIRVLIAKPGLDGHDRGAKVVARALKDAGMEVIYTGLHKTAEEIVEAALQEDVDAIGLSILSGAHMTYFPKVLKLMKEKGLDDVLLFGGGIIPEEDKKKLKEMGVGELFGPGTPLKEIIEYIERWVEERDKKKGE, encoded by the coding sequence ATGAAAAAGACAAAAAAGATTAGAGTTTTAATTGCAAAACCAGGACTTGACGGTCACGATAGGGGTGCAAAAGTAGTTGCAAGAGCCCTAAAAGATGCAGGTATGGAAGTTATATATACAGGTCTTCACAAAACTGCTGAGGAGATTGTGGAAGCAGCTCTTCAGGAAGATGTGGATGCCATTGGACTTTCCATACTTTCAGGAGCTCATATGACCTATTTTCCAAAAGTTTTAAAATTAATGAAGGAAAAAGGTCTTGATGATGTTTTGCTTTTTGGTGGTGGGATAATCCCTGAGGAGGATAAGAAGAAATTAAAAGAAATGGGAGTTGGAGAATTATTTGGGCCTGGGACACCTTTAAAGGAGATAATTGAATATATAGAAAGATGGGTAGAGGAGAGAGATAAGAAAAAAGGTGAATAA
- the rpmE gene encoding 50S ribosomal protein L31, which translates to MKPKIHPEYVEAVIECACGNRVETRSTKKFIKVEICSNCHPFFTGKEKLVDTEGRVEKFRRKYGEKTKTVASKVKSRRKKKTS; encoded by the coding sequence ATGAAACCAAAAATTCATCCCGAGTATGTGGAAGCAGTGATTGAGTGTGCTTGTGGAAACAGAGTTGAGACCCGTTCTACAAAAAAATTTATTAAAGTTGAAATATGTTCAAATTGTCATCCTTTCTTCACAGGTAAGGAAAAACTTGTTGATACAGAGGGAAGAGTGGAGAAGTTCAGAAGAAAGTATGGAGAAAAAACTAAAACTGTAGCCTCAAAAGTGAAATCAAGGAGAAAGAAAAAGACCTCTTAA
- a CDS encoding RidA family protein, whose amino-acid sequence MSLPKPIGPYSLYREVGNLVFLAGQIGIDPEKGEMSETIEGQTERVLENIKKILESINLKMENVIKTTIFLKDINDFPKVNEIYSKYFKEPYPARTTVEVSCLPKNAKIEIEVIAYRK is encoded by the coding sequence ATGAGTTTGCCAAAGCCCATAGGACCCTATTCCTTATACAGGGAAGTAGGGAACTTGGTTTTTCTTGCAGGTCAGATTGGTATTGATCCAGAAAAAGGTGAAATGTCAGAAACTATTGAAGGTCAAACCGAAAGGGTTCTTGAAAACATTAAAAAAATTCTTGAGAGTATAAATTTAAAAATGGAAAATGTTATAAAAACTACAATTTTTCTTAAAGATATTAATGATTTTCCAAAGGTAAATGAAATCTATTCAAAATATTTTAAAGAACCTTATCCTGCAAGAACTACTGTTGAGGTAAGCTGTCTACCAAAAAATGCAAAAATTGAAATTGAAGTTATTGCTTATAGAAAATGA
- a CDS encoding penicillin acylase family protein, producing MKSKIKKFLLNLILLIFFTILFLSGFIYIRIRISLPVRSGEINLKGVKDKIFIYFNEYGIPHIETKYLDDVFFAIGYLHAQDRMFQMDLLRRVSFGELSEIFGEKTFKVDSFFRVLGIKRISIKSAKNLLPLEKRILESYLKGVNAYIEKRKGMLPIEFLLLNYKPKKWEIEHSIAIGKLISWNLNLSFKGDLFYTELKEKIDTEKIKVFLPFYPLDAPTHIESINEFEKKEELLKKVEKFIPSFTGSNAIAVSNPAILENDPHLDLTIPSNWYLISVKSDSLNFVGFTVPGIPLPVPGTNWKIAVGVTSLCLDDGDFIKGDLQNVDIIEETIKIKGNNDKKIKVILKDEMPLVDEKNKLFYFWRSSLLSHEILSIFKLYRANNVYEADSALKDFRDPSLNFLICDVQGNLLYKACGWIEKREKPSIFVREEKPEEFIPDSLLPKKINPENGYIASCNNPPERNYKYYISLYFSPSGRARRVKEILKNKKEFNYKDLMNLSKDVKDAHAELIGKKILLILKNIPMDQREKDLYEKLNNFDYNFTKDKEEPLIFYKLIYKIFENFYKEKLGEKLYKKFLSFSYIPLSVLENNIREGLIEDYYIIKSFRELCKEYKKEKYGKYHIADFKHPFKEIKFIGFLFKLKEISLDGGLTTINKMGFELQSPYKVTEGPSMRMIIDLKNKNFYYILPPGESGVIFDRNYSNQYELWAKGEYLTLFPFNITSKLIISP from the coding sequence ATGAAAAGTAAAATAAAAAAATTCCTTTTAAATTTAATTTTACTTATATTTTTTACAATATTATTCCTTTCTGGTTTTATCTATATAAGGATCAGAATATCCCTGCCAGTGAGAAGTGGTGAAATAAATTTAAAAGGTGTCAAGGACAAAATTTTTATATACTTTAACGAATACGGAATCCCTCATATTGAAACAAAATATCTTGATGATGTATTTTTTGCAATAGGTTATCTTCATGCTCAGGACAGAATGTTCCAGATGGACCTTTTAAGAAGGGTAAGTTTTGGAGAACTCTCTGAAATTTTTGGTGAAAAGACTTTTAAGGTTGATTCCTTTTTCAGAGTCCTTGGAATTAAAAGGATTTCAATAAAAAGTGCAAAAAATCTTTTACCCCTTGAAAAAAGAATCCTTGAAAGTTATTTAAAAGGGGTCAATGCTTATATTGAAAAAAGAAAAGGAATGTTACCTATTGAGTTTTTACTTTTAAATTATAAACCTAAAAAATGGGAAATCGAGCATTCAATAGCAATAGGTAAGCTTATTTCATGGAACTTAAACCTTTCTTTCAAAGGTGATCTTTTTTATACAGAATTAAAAGAAAAAATTGACACAGAAAAAATTAAAGTATTTTTACCCTTTTATCCTTTAGATGCACCCACCCATATTGAATCAATTAATGAATTTGAAAAAAAAGAGGAGCTTTTAAAAAAAGTGGAAAAATTTATCCCCTCCTTTACAGGTTCAAATGCTATCGCTGTTTCAAACCCAGCTATACTTGAGAATGACCCTCATCTTGATCTAACAATTCCTTCTAACTGGTATTTAATTTCTGTTAAAAGTGATTCCTTAAATTTTGTAGGTTTTACAGTTCCAGGAATTCCTTTACCTGTTCCAGGAACAAACTGGAAAATTGCAGTAGGTGTTACTTCCTTATGTCTTGATGACGGAGATTTTATAAAAGGGGATTTACAAAATGTAGATATAATTGAAGAAACAATAAAAATAAAGGGAAATAATGATAAAAAAATAAAGGTTATTTTAAAGGATGAAATGCCACTGGTTGATGAAAAAAATAAACTTTTTTATTTCTGGAGAAGTTCCCTTTTATCACATGAAATTTTATCAATCTTTAAGTTATATAGAGCAAACAATGTTTATGAAGCGGATAGCGCCTTAAAAGATTTCAGAGACCCATCATTAAATTTCCTTATATGTGATGTTCAAGGTAATTTACTTTATAAAGCCTGTGGATGGATAGAAAAAAGAGAAAAACCCTCAATTTTTGTGAGAGAGGAAAAACCTGAGGAATTTATTCCTGATTCCCTTTTACCCAAAAAAATAAACCCTGAAAATGGTTATATAGCATCCTGTAACAATCCACCTGAAAGAAATTATAAATATTACATATCCCTTTATTTTTCACCTTCAGGAAGAGCAAGAAGGGTAAAGGAAATTCTTAAAAATAAAAAAGAATTTAATTATAAAGATTTAATGAATTTATCAAAGGATGTAAAGGATGCTCATGCAGAGTTAATAGGTAAAAAAATTCTTCTGATATTAAAGAATATACCTATGGATCAAAGGGAAAAGGATCTTTACGAGAAACTGAACAATTTTGACTACAATTTTACAAAGGATAAAGAAGAACCTCTAATTTTTTATAAATTAATTTACAAAATTTTTGAGAATTTTTATAAAGAAAAACTTGGGGAAAAACTTTATAAAAAATTTTTATCCTTTTCCTATATACCTTTAAGTGTTCTTGAAAATAACATAAGAGAAGGGTTGATAGAAGATTATTACATAATAAAATCCTTCAGGGAATTATGTAAGGAGTATAAAAAAGAAAAATATGGTAAATATCACATAGCAGATTTTAAACATCCTTTCAAGGAAATAAAATTTATTGGTTTTCTTTTTAAATTAAAAGAAATATCCCTTGATGGGGGATTAACAACAATTAATAAAATGGGTTTTGAACTTCAGAGTCCTTACAAAGTCACAGAAGGTCCTTCAATGAGAATGATAATAGATTTAAAAAATAAAAATTTCTATTACATATTACCTCCAGGAGAAAGTGGGGTTATTTTTGATAGAAACTACAGCAACCAATACGAGCTATGGGCAAAAGGTGAATATTTAACACTTTTTCCCTTTAATATAACAAGTAAACTTATAATATCACCATAA
- the alaS gene encoding alanine--tRNA ligase, with protein MWTAEKLRVSFLKFFEERGHKIVPSSSLIPEKDPTLLFTTAGMVQFKPFYSGEVPLPFKRATSCQKCLRATDLENVGLTIRHHTFFEMLGNFSFGDYFKKEAIEWAYEFVTKVLNLDKKRMYFSVYIEDEESFKIWKSLGIEEERILKMGKETNFWGPAGKTGACGPSTEIYYDLGENYGCGKSDCKPGCDCDRYLEIWNIVFPQFDMQENGEMLPLKNRGVDTGMGLERVLMILEEKESSYKTELFEKANKKLEKILNRKYEDSKTLFRVILDHTRALTFAIADGAYPSNEGRGYVLRRILRRALRFAYKSGIRESFMYELVPYFTEVYGERYKELKEKREEISIIIKSEEERFLNTIFKNIVYLEKEIEKAFKEDKVLKGDVLFKLYDTYGIPIDFIEEVAKERKLKLDLDSFKEELEKARERAKEKEKFKEIRIDYKVLKEGKSEFTGYHELMTETEILKYGFLNDKIYIVLEKTPFYAEAGGQVGDKGKIKGKDFEITVLDTQYLKEEIVHIGILKGNIKDRKVIAEVDIKKRKGAQRAHTATHILHSTLKRILGDFVKQEGSLVEDDRLRFDFSFPKALDPLLLKEIEDRVNNIIMENRPIKWEYRKFEEAVKEAIALFKEKYGDIVRIVEIEDYSKELCGGTHVKKTGDIGIFKIIKEEAISAGIRRIEALTGFKALEYIRKKEELINKISEILLADEENLLRRIEKLREEIREKEREREKLINKISLSIFDKINIREKNGKKYVIEHFEDLEPDVIRKISDILMEKNKDLSLIFLVSSGEKVFFFSRTGKNSGLDARIFVKKFGEIIKGGGGGNKEKAEGGGKDKLKIKEGLILIEEMI; from the coding sequence ATGTGGACAGCAGAAAAATTAAGGGTTTCCTTTTTAAAATTTTTTGAAGAAAGAGGACATAAAATAGTTCCATCTTCTTCTCTTATACCTGAAAAGGACCCTACCCTTTTATTTACAACTGCAGGAATGGTTCAGTTCAAACCTTTCTATTCAGGAGAAGTTCCCTTGCCTTTCAAAAGAGCAACATCCTGTCAGAAGTGTTTGAGGGCAACAGATCTTGAAAATGTGGGTTTAACAATAAGGCACCATACTTTTTTTGAAATGCTCGGTAATTTTTCCTTTGGAGATTATTTTAAAAAGGAAGCAATAGAATGGGCTTATGAATTTGTAACAAAAGTCCTTAATTTAGATAAAAAAAGAATGTATTTTAGCGTTTATATTGAAGATGAAGAAAGTTTTAAAATCTGGAAATCCTTAGGAATTGAAGAAGAAAGAATTTTAAAAATGGGGAAGGAAACAAACTTTTGGGGTCCTGCTGGAAAAACAGGTGCCTGTGGACCATCTACTGAAATTTATTATGACCTTGGAGAAAATTACGGTTGTGGAAAAAGTGATTGTAAACCCGGCTGTGATTGTGATAGATATCTTGAGATATGGAATATCGTTTTTCCCCAGTTTGATATGCAGGAAAATGGAGAAATGTTACCTTTAAAAAATAGAGGAGTTGATACAGGAATGGGACTTGAAAGAGTTCTTATGATACTTGAGGAAAAGGAATCATCCTATAAGACTGAACTTTTTGAAAAAGCAAATAAAAAACTTGAAAAGATATTAAATAGAAAATATGAAGATTCAAAAACACTATTCAGAGTTATCTTAGACCATACAAGGGCTTTAACTTTTGCTATTGCAGATGGAGCCTATCCTTCAAATGAGGGAAGAGGTTATGTTTTAAGAAGAATTTTAAGAAGAGCTTTGAGATTTGCTTATAAAAGTGGAATAAGGGAAAGTTTCATGTATGAACTTGTCCCTTACTTTACAGAAGTTTATGGTGAAAGATATAAGGAATTAAAAGAAAAAAGAGAAGAAATAAGTATAATAATAAAATCTGAGGAAGAAAGATTTTTAAATACAATTTTTAAGAATATTGTTTATTTAGAAAAAGAAATTGAAAAAGCCTTTAAGGAGGATAAAGTATTAAAGGGTGATGTGCTTTTTAAACTTTACGATACTTATGGAATACCAATAGATTTTATAGAAGAAGTAGCAAAGGAAAGGAAATTAAAACTGGATTTAGATAGCTTTAAAGAAGAGCTGGAAAAGGCAAGAGAAAGGGCAAAAGAAAAGGAAAAATTTAAGGAAATCAGGATAGATTATAAAGTTTTAAAGGAGGGCAAATCAGAATTTACAGGATATCATGAATTAATGACAGAGACTGAAATATTAAAGTATGGTTTTTTAAATGATAAAATATATATTGTTCTTGAAAAAACACCCTTCTATGCTGAAGCAGGTGGTCAAGTTGGTGATAAGGGAAAAATTAAGGGTAAGGATTTTGAAATAACTGTTTTAGATACTCAATATTTAAAGGAAGAAATTGTCCACATAGGTATTTTAAAAGGTAATATAAAAGATAGAAAAGTAATAGCAGAAGTGGATATTAAAAAAAGAAAAGGAGCGCAGAGAGCTCATACAGCAACTCATATTCTCCACTCAACATTAAAAAGAATCCTTGGAGATTTTGTAAAACAGGAAGGCTCTTTGGTTGAGGATGATAGATTAAGGTTTGATTTTTCCTTTCCAAAGGCTCTTGATCCTCTTCTTTTAAAAGAAATTGAAGATAGAGTGAATAACATTATTATGGAAAATAGGCCTATTAAATGGGAATACAGAAAATTCGAGGAAGCAGTAAAAGAAGCAATTGCTCTTTTTAAAGAAAAGTATGGAGATATTGTGAGAATAGTTGAAATTGAAGACTATTCAAAAGAACTTTGTGGTGGAACTCATGTGAAAAAAACAGGTGATATAGGAATTTTTAAAATAATAAAGGAGGAGGCGATAAGTGCAGGAATAAGAAGAATTGAAGCTTTAACAGGTTTTAAAGCCCTTGAATATATAAGAAAAAAAGAAGAGCTTATAAATAAAATTTCTGAAATTCTTTTAGCAGATGAGGAAAACCTTTTAAGGAGAATTGAAAAATTAAGAGAGGAAATAAGGGAAAAAGAAAGGGAAAGGGAAAAATTAATAAATAAAATATCCTTATCTATATTTGATAAAATCAATATAAGAGAAAAAAATGGAAAAAAATATGTAATAGAACACTTTGAAGACCTTGAACCTGATGTTATAAGAAAAATTTCTGATATATTAATGGAAAAAAATAAGGACCTTTCACTTATTTTTCTTGTTTCCTCAGGTGAAAAGGTATTTTTCTTTTCAAGAACAGGCAAAAATTCTGGTCTTGATGCAAGAATTTTTGTAAAAAAATTTGGTGAAATTATAAAAGGGGGCGGTGGTGGAAATAAGGAAAAGGCTGAGGGAGGTGGTAAGGATAAATTAAAGATAAAGGAAGGTCTTAT
- a CDS encoding thermonuclease family protein, with amino-acid sequence MGIDTPEEGRFYYYEAKKALEELIKGKKVKLEFDVVKKDVYERILAYVFVDTIFVNNYMLKNGYSYIYTFPPNIKYILKFRKSLEYAIKNNKGMWKMFLDEKDIFIGNAEKMEFHKRNCPQIPEIPPFNRVNFKSSMEALLEGYHPHRLCNPVKFIK; translated from the coding sequence ATAGGAATTGATACACCTGAGGAGGGAAGATTTTATTATTATGAAGCAAAAAAGGCTCTTGAAGAACTTATTAAAGGTAAAAAGGTTAAACTTGAATTTGATGTTGTAAAAAAGGATGTATATGAAAGAATCCTTGCTTATGTTTTTGTTGATACCATATTTGTTAATAACTATATGTTAAAGAATGGTTATTCCTATATTTACACTTTTCCTCCGAATATAAAATATATACTTAAATTCAGAAAGTCTCTTGAATATGCAATAAAAAACAATAAAGGTATGTGGAAAATGTTTCTTGATGAAAAGGATATTTTTATAGGAAATGCAGAAAAGATGGAGTTTCATAAAAGAAACTGTCCTCAAATTCCTGAAATACCTCCCTTTAACAGGGTTAATTTTAAATCTTCTATGGAAGCACTTCTTGAAGGTTATCATCCTCATAGATTATGTAATCCTGTTAAATTTATTAAATGA
- a CDS encoding NUDIX hydrolase: protein MDGIVEIYDENNNLKGIVLIERKNPPFGFALPGGFVEYGESPEKAILREIEEEIGVKAEIIRLFGVYGEPDRDPRFHTVTCVYILKTKEKPKASSDAKRAYIFDFNNIPFDKIVFDHGKIIRDYLKFKGTLVDKNSL, encoded by the coding sequence GTGGATGGTATTGTTGAAATTTATGATGAAAATAATAATTTAAAAGGAATAGTTTTAATTGAAAGAAAAAATCCACCCTTTGGTTTCGCCTTACCAGGAGGTTTTGTTGAATATGGTGAATCACCTGAAAAAGCTATCTTAAGGGAAATTGAAGAGGAAATAGGTGTTAAAGCTGAAATCATAAGACTTTTTGGTGTATACGGTGAGCCAGATAGAGACCCGAGGTTTCACACTGTAACCTGTGTTTATATTTTAAAAACAAAGGAAAAACCAAAAGCCTCCTCTGATGCTAAGAGAGCATATATTTTTGATTTTAATAATATACCTTTTGATAAGATTGTATTTGATCACGGGAAAATTATAAGGGATTATTTAAAATTTAAGGGCACTCTGGTGGATAAAAATTCCCTTTGA
- a CDS encoding mucoidy inhibitor MuiA family protein yields MIFLFLLISYFSEVNFYPEGALITEKREVNLKKGFNTVNLKLLPIVDTLSLKIEFEDGELISTRFEKKVFNKYGDFLKVLQDSFDLINDTIEKLSFKIENLKKASEFIESFKTSYSEKESKEFLEKEFITSNVINALNVIINKGTEIKNEINKINKKIKDLNFKKEEIQKKLSIYHPIGIEDLFLKVNLNSKIEGKSLLNLEYFLPSKCGYRLIYKINGLPEEKKVEMNLYSRIFQYTGKDFENVYVNLSTLSPRKYIEPVISRWIIGERFTRRKPTFKELRIQPGVEETALMEENLEIELPVEEKELYTSFEYRFPFKTTIPSDIKGVMLFMKKFEINSDFSYKVIPRSYKFGFLMAKGVLASKEILPKGTGNIFLEEEFIGKKDIGYIYPGDTLSFYFGEDPYVKVYYDLIKSEINKTGLFDKKIKREFGYSVKIKNERKTEIKGILIAEVPVSSDPDIVINNIEFSKKPFKEDKPEGKYYFEFKLKPGETYELLYYFDVIHPPEKEIFGL; encoded by the coding sequence ATGATTTTTTTATTTTTATTAATTTCTTATTTTTCTGAAGTCAACTTCTATCCTGAAGGTGCACTTATAACTGAAAAAAGGGAAGTCAATTTGAAAAAGGGTTTCAATACAGTGAATCTGAAACTTTTACCAATTGTTGATACACTATCCCTAAAAATTGAATTTGAGGATGGTGAACTTATAAGTACCCGATTTGAAAAGAAAGTTTTCAATAAATACGGAGATTTTTTAAAAGTTTTACAGGATTCCTTTGATTTAATAAATGATACAATAGAAAAACTTTCTTTTAAAATTGAAAATTTAAAAAAGGCAAGCGAATTTATTGAAAGCTTCAAAACTTCCTATTCAGAAAAGGAATCAAAGGAATTTTTAGAAAAGGAATTTATTACAAGTAATGTTATAAATGCACTTAATGTAATAATAAATAAAGGAACAGAAATAAAAAATGAAATAAATAAGATAAACAAAAAAATAAAGGACCTAAATTTTAAAAAAGAGGAGATACAGAAAAAGTTATCTATATATCATCCTATTGGTATTGAGGACCTCTTTTTAAAAGTCAATTTAAATTCAAAAATAGAAGGAAAATCCCTTTTAAATTTAGAATACTTTTTACCCTCAAAATGTGGATACAGATTAATTTATAAAATAAATGGTTTACCTGAAGAAAAAAAAGTTGAAATGAACCTTTACTCAAGAATTTTCCAGTATACAGGAAAAGATTTTGAAAATGTTTATGTAAATCTTTCAACACTTTCTCCTCGTAAATATATTGAACCTGTAATTTCAAGATGGATAATAGGAGAAAGATTTACAAGAAGAAAACCTACTTTTAAGGAACTTAGAATCCAACCTGGTGTGGAGGAAACTGCTTTGATGGAAGAAAATTTAGAAATAGAATTACCTGTTGAAGAAAAAGAATTATATACATCCTTTGAATACAGGTTTCCTTTTAAAACTACCATACCTTCTGATATAAAGGGAGTTATGTTATTTATGAAAAAATTTGAGATTAATTCAGATTTTTCCTATAAAGTTATACCGAGAAGTTATAAGTTTGGATTTTTAATGGCAAAGGGAGTTTTAGCTTCAAAAGAAATTTTACCAAAGGGAACAGGAAATATTTTTTTAGAGGAAGAATTTATAGGTAAAAAAGATATAGGTTATATATATCCCGGTGATACTCTTTCCTTTTATTTTGGTGAAGACCCTTATGTAAAGGTATATTACGATTTAATAAAGTCAGAAATAAATAAAACTGGTTTATTTGATAAAAAAATAAAAAGGGAATTTGGATATAGTGTAAAAATAAAAAATGAAAGAAAAACAGAAATAAAGGGAATTTTAATAGCAGAGGTTCCTGTTTCCTCTGATCCTGATATTGTGATAAATAACATAGAATTTTCAAAAAAACCCTTTAAAGAGGATAAACCCGAAGGAAAATATTATTTTGAATTTAAATTAAAACCAGGAGAGACATACGAACTTTTATATTACTTTGATGTTATTCATCCACCTGAAAAAGAGATTTTTGGGTTATAA